A region from the Symphalangus syndactylus isolate Jambi chromosome 2, NHGRI_mSymSyn1-v2.1_pri, whole genome shotgun sequence genome encodes:
- the GBF1 gene encoding Golgi-specific brefeldin A-resistance guanine nucleotide exchange factor 1 isoform X5 — protein MVDKNIYIIQGEINVVVGAIKRNARWSTHTPLDEERDPLLHSFSHLKEVLNSITELSEIEPNVFLRPFLEVIRSEDTTGPITGLALTSVNKFLSYALIDPTHEGTAEGMENMADAVTHARFVGTDPASDEVVLMKILQILRTLLLTPVGAHLTNESVCEIMQSCFRICFEMRLSELLRKSAEHTLVDMVQLLFTRLPQFKEEPKSYVGTNMKKISPCLLNKLELSSGEQTKALNQLERVLLFKNLKLKMRAGGMSDSSKWKKQKRSPRPPRHMTKVTPGSELPTPNGTTLSSNLTGSMPFIDVPTPISSASSEAASAVVSPSTDSGLEFSSQTTSKEDLTDLEQPGSPGYSTATEPGSSELGVPEQPDLQQEGTHVEKSQSASVESIPEVLEECTSPADHSDSASVHDMDYVNPRGVRFTQSSQKEGTALVPYGLPCIRELFRFLISLTNPHDRHNSEVMIHMGLHLLTVALESAPVAQCQTLLGLIKDEMCRHLFQLLSIERLNLYAASLRVCFLLFESMREHLKFQMEMYIKKLMEIITVENPKMPYEMKEMALEAIVQLWRIPSFVTELYINYDCDYYCSNLFEDLTKLLSKNAFPVSGQLYTTHLLSLDALLTVIDSTEAHCQAKVLNSLTQQEKKETARPSCEIVDGTREASNTERTASDGKAVGMASDIPGLHLPGGGWLPPEHGKPGRSDMEEAVDSGADKKFARKPPRFSCLLPDPRELIEIKNKKKLLITGTEQFNQKPKKGIQFLQEKGLLTIPMDNTEVAQWLRENPRLDKKMIGEFVSDRKNIDLLESFVSTFSFQGLRLDEALRLYLEAFRLPGEAPVIQRLLEAFTERWMNCNGSPFANSDACFSLAYAVIMLNTDQHNHNVRKQNAPMTLEEFRKNLKGVNGGKDFEQDILEDMYHAIKNEEIVMPEEQTGLVRENYVWNVLLHRGATPEGIFLRVPTASYDLDLFTMTWGPTIAALSYVFDKSLEETIIQKAISGFRKCAMISAHYGLSDVFDNLIISLCKFTALSSESIENLPSVFGSNPKAHIAAKTVFHLAHRHGDILREGWKNIMEAMLQLFRAQLLPKAMVEVEDFVDPNGKISLQREETPSNRGESTVLSFVSWLTLSGPEQSSVRGPSTENQEAKRVALECIKQCDPEKMITESKFLQLESLQELMKALVSVTPDEETYDEEDAAFCLEMLLRIVLENRDRVGCVWQTVRDHLYHLCVQAQDFCFLVERAVVGLLRLAIRLLRREEISGQVLLSLRILLLMKPSVLSRVSHQVAYGLHELLKTNAANIHSGDDWATLFTLLECIGSGVKPPAALQATARADAPDAGAQSDSELSSYHQNDVSLDRGYTSDSEVYTDHGRPGKIHRSATDADVVNSGWLVVGKDDIDNSKPGPSHPGPSPLINQYSLTVGLDLGPHDTKSLLKCVESLSFIVRDAAHITPDNFELCVKTLRIFVEASLNGGGSGCKSQEKRGKSHKYDSKGNRFKKKSKEGSMLRRPRTSSQHASRGGQSDDDEDEGVPASYHTVSLQLLDLMHTLHTRAASIYSSWAEEQRHLETGGQKIEADSRTLWAHCWCPLLQGIACLCCDARRQVRMQALTYLQRALLVHDLQKLDALEWESCFNKVLFPLLTKLLENISPADVGGMEETRMRASTLLSKVFLQHLSPLLSLSTFAALWLTILDFMDKYMHAGSSDLLSEAIPESLKNMLLVMDTAEIFHSADARGGGPSALWEITWERIDCFLPHLRDELFKQTVIQDPIPMEPHGQKPLASAHLTSAAGDTRSPGHPPPPEIPSELGACDFEKPEGPRAASSSSPGSPVASSPSRLSPTPDGPPPLAQPPLILQPLASPLQVGVPPMTLPIILNPALIEATSPVPLLATPRPTDPIPTSEVN, from the exons ATCCCACCCATGAGGGCACAGCAGAGGGCATGGAGAACATGGCGGATGCTGTCACCCATGCTCGTTTTGTGGGCACTGATCCTGCCAGTGATGAAGTTGTCCTGATGAAAATCCTTCAG ATTCTACGGACTCTGCTGCTAACCCCAGTGGGTGCCCACCTTACCAATGAATCTGTGTGTGAGATTATGCAGTCTTGCTTCCGGATCTGCTTTGAAATGAGGCTCAGTG AGTTATTGAGAAAATCCGCAGAGCACACTCTCGTAGACATGGTGCAGCTGCTCTTCACAAG GTTACCTCAGTTTAAAGAAGAACCCAAGAGCTATGTGGGGACCAACATGAAGAAG ATATCTCCATGTCTCCTCAACAAACTGGAGCTAAGTAGTGGGGAGCAGACCAAAGCCCTGAACCAGTTAGAGAGGGTACTACTCTTTAAGAACCTCaag CTGAAAATGAGAGCTGGAGGCATGAGTGATTCAtccaaatggaagaaacagaAGAGATCCCCTCGGCCCCCACGCCATATGACCAAAGTCACACCAGGTTCAGAGCTGCCCACTCCCAATGGAACCACCTTATCATCTAACCTCACTG GCAGCATGCCCTTCATTGATGTGCCCACTCCCATCTCCTCTGCAAGTTCAGAAGCTGCCTCAGCAGTGGTCAGTCCCTCTACAGACAGTGGCCTGGAATTCTCCTCCCAAACCACTTCCAAGGAAGACCTTACTGATCTAGAGCAACCTGGCTCTCCAGGGTACAGCACAGCTACAGAACCTGGGAGCAGTGAGCTAGGTGTTCCCGAGCAGCCTGACCTCCAG CAGGAAGGGACCCATGTGGAAAAGTCCCAGTCAGCATCTGTGGAGTCCATCCCTGAAGTGTTAGAGGAGTGCACGTCCCCTGCCGACCACTCTGACTCTGCCTCTGTCCATGACATGGATTACGTCAATCCCCGGGGCGTGCGCTTTACACAGTCCTCCCAGAAAGAAG GCACAGCTTTGGTCCCCTATGGTCTTCCCTGCATCCGCGAGCTCTTCCGCTTCCTCATCTCCCTCACCAATCCACACGACCGCCATAACTCAGAGGTTATGATTCACATGGGACTGCATTTGCTGACAGTGGCCCTTGAGTCAGCCCCTGTAGCCCAGTGCCAGACCCTCTTGGGCCTCATCAAGGATGAGATGTGCCGTCACTTATTCCAG CTACTCAGCATAGAGCGACTGAACCTTTATGCTGCTTCCCTGCGAGTATGCTTCCTACTGTTTGAGAGCATGCGAGAGCACCTCAAGTTCCAAATGGAG atgtacatcaaaaagcttatggaGATCATCACTGTGGAGAACCCCAAGATGCCTTACGAGATGAAGGAGATGGCACTGGAGGCCATTGTGCAGCTCTGGCGCATCCCCAGCTTTGTCACAGAGCTCTACATCAACTATGATTGTGACTACTACTGTTCCAACCTCTTTGAGGATCTCACAAAGCTGCTGTCCAAG AATGCCTTCCCTGTGTCTGGTCAACTCTATACAACACACCTACTATCTCTTGATGCCCTATTGACAGTGATTGACAGCACCGAGGCCCACTGCcaggccaaagtcctcaacagCCTCACCCAGCAAGAGAAGAAGGAGACAGCCAGACCAAGCTGTGAGATAGTAGATGGCACCCGAGAAGCTAGCAATA CTGAGAGAACTGCCAGCGATGGGAAAGCTGTAGGCATGGCCTCAGACATCCCAGGCCTGCATCTGCCAGGTGGAGGGTGGCTGCCACCAGAACATGGGAAACCAGGACGCAGTGATATGGAGGAAGCTGTTGACTCTGGGG CTGACAAAAAGTTTGCCCGGAAGCCACCTCGATTTTCCTGTCTCCTGCCAGATCCACGGGAactaattgaaattaaaaacaaaaagaag CTGCTAATCACTGGCACAGAGCAGTTCAATCAGAAACCAAAGAAGGGGATTCAGTTTCTGCAAGAGAAAGGCCTCCTCACCATCCCAATGGACAACACAGAGGTTGCTCAGTGGCTCCGAGAGAACCCTCGGCTGGACAAGAAGATGATTGGAGAGTTTGTGAGTGACCGCAAAAACATTGACCTGTTGGAGAGCTTTGTGAG CACCTTCAGTTTTCAGGGTCTGCGACTGGACGAAGCTCTCCGCCTCTACCTGGAAGCCTTCCGTTTGCCTGGGGAAGCACCAGTCATCCAGAGGTTGCTGGAGGCATTCACAGAGCGTTGGATG AATTGTAATGGCTCCCCATTTGCCAATAGCGATGCCTGCTTTTCCCTGGCCTATGCTGTCATCATGCTTAATACTGACCAGCACAACCACAATGTTCGTAAACAGAATGCACCCATGACCCTGGAG GAGTTTCGCAAAAATCTAAAAGGTGTGAACGGAGGCAAGGACTTTGAGCAAGACATCCTGGAGGACATGTACCATGCCATCAA GAATGAGGAAATTGTAATGCCTGAGGAACAGACAGGCTTGGTTCGGGAGAACTATGTGTGGAATGTGCTGCTTCATCGAGGTGCCACCCCTGAGGGCATATTCCTGCGTGTGCCTACTGCCAGCTATGATCTTGACCTCTTCACCATGACCTGGGGCCCCACTATTGCTGCTCTCTCTTATGTCTTTGACAAAAGCCTTGAGGAGACAATCATCCAGAAAGCCATCTCAGGCTTCAG GAAGTGCGCCATGATCTCCGCCCACTATGGCCTCAGCGATGTGTTTGACAATCTCATCATCTCTCTATGCAAATTCACAGCTCTCAGCAGTGAG TCTATTGAGAACCTGCCCAGTGTATTTGGAAGCAACCCTAAAGCCCATATTGCAGCCAAGACAGTATTCCATTTGGCCCATCGTCATGGTGACATCTTGCGGGAGGGCTGGAAGAATATCATGGAGGCCATGCTGCAGCTCTTCCGAGCCCAACTACTGCCCAAGGCTATGGTAGAG GTAGAAGATTTTGTGGATCCCAATGGCAAGATCTCTCTACAGCGGGAAGAGACACCATCAAACCG AGGAGAGTCAACAGTGCTGAGCTTTGTGAGCTGGCTAACACTGAGTGGTCCTGAGCAGTCTAGTGTGCGGGGCCCATCCACTGAAAACCAAGAGGCCAAGAGAGTGGCCTTAGAGTGTATAAAG CAATGTGACCCAGAAAAAATGATCACAGAAAGCAAGTTCCTCCAGCTGGAATCACTACAGGAGCTCATGAAG GCTCTGGTCTCAGTGACACCAGATGAAGAGACATATGATGAGGAAGATGCTGCTTTCTGCCTAGAGATGCTGCTAAGGATTGTGTTGGAGAACAG GGATCGTGTGGGCTGTGTGTGGCAGACTGTTCGAGACCATCTATACCACCTCTGTGTTCAGGCACAAGATTTCTGCTTCCTTGTGGAGCGGGCAGTGGTGGGGTTGCTACGCCTGGCCATTCGGCTGCTCCGGAGAGAAGAGATCAGTGGTCAG GTGCTGCTCTCTCTACGCATTTTGCTACTGATGAAACCCAGTGTGCTATCCCGAGTCAGCCACCAGGTTGCGTACGGGCTCCATGAACTCCTGAAGACCAACGCAGCCAACATCCACTCAGGTGATGACTGGGCCACACTCTTCACGCTGCTGGAGTGCATCGGCTCAGGTGTGAAGCCTCCAGCTGCTCTGCAGGCCACAGCCAGAGCAGATGCACCTGATGCTG GGGCCCAGTCAGACAGTGAGCTCTCATCCTACCATCAGAATGATGTGAGCCTGGATCGAGGGTACACTTCCGACTCAGAGGTCTACACTGACCATGGCAGGCCGGGCAAGATACACCGATCAGCCACAGATGCCGATGTGGTCAACAGTGGTTGGTTAGTG GTCGGGAAGGATGACATTGATAACTCCAAGCCAGGGCCCAGCCACCCAGGCCCTTCACCCCTGATCAATCAATACAGCCTAACAGTGGGACTGGATTTGGGGCCACATGACACTAAGTCTCTGCTTAAGTGTGTGGAATCGCTGTCCTTCATCGTGCGTGATGCTGCCCATATCACACCTGACAACTTCGAGCTCTGTGTCAAGACTCTCCGGATCTTTGTGGAGGCCAGTCTGAATGGCGGTGGGTCAG GATGCAAGTCCCAGGAGAAACGTGGCAAGAGTCACAAATATGACAGCAAAGGGAACCGCTTCAAGAAGAAATCCAAAGAGGGATCAATGCTTCGCCGGCCTCGAACCTCCAGCCAACATGCCTCTCGGGGCGGGCAGAGTGATGATGATGAGGACGAAGGCGTGCCTGCCAGCTACCATACGGTGTCTTTACAG TTGCTAGACCTGATGCACACCCTGCACACGCGGGCAGCCTCTATCTACAGCTCATGGGCGGAGGAGCAACGCCACCTGGAGACAGGTGGCCAGAAGATTGAAGCTGATTCTCGCACCCTCTGGGCCCACTGCTGGTGCCCTTTACTGCAGG GTATTGCCTGCCTGTGCTGCGATGCCCGGCGCCAGGTACGGATGCAGGCACTGACCTATCTGCAGCGAGCACTACTTGTACATGATCTGCAAAAGCTAGATGCCCTGGAATGGGAGTCCTGTTTTAACAAG GTGCTGTTTCCTCTACTTACCAAGCTCTTGGAGAACATCAGCCCTGCAGATGTGGGTGGGATGGAGGAGACCCGGATGAGGGCTTCCACATTGCTCTCTAAG GTCTTCCTGCAGCACCTGTCTCCACTGCTGTCACTCTCTACCTTTGCGGCCCTCTGGCTCACCATCTTGGACTTCATGGACAAGTACATGCACGCAGGTTCCAGCGACTTACTG TCAGAGGCGATCCCTGAGTCTCTGAAGAACATGCTTCTGGTGATGGACACAGCGGAGATTTTCCACAGTGCAGATGCACGGGGAGGCGGCCCCTCGGCCCTCTGGGAGATCACCTGGGAACGCATTGACTGTTTTCTGCCTCACCTACGAGATGAACTCTTCAAGCAGACCGTCATCCAGG ACCCCATACCCATGGAGCCTCATGGCCAAAAGCCTCTCGCCTCAGCCCACCTGACTTCCGCTGCTGGCGACACCAGGTCACCTGGCCATCCACCGCCCCCAGAGATTCCATCTGAGCTGGGGGCCTGTG ACTTTGAGAAGCCTGAAGGCCCCCGAGCCGCCAGCAGCAGCTCCCCAGGATCACCAGTGGCCTCAAGCCCCAGCAGGCTGAGCCCCACCCCCGATGGGCCTCCACCCTTGGCTCAGCCCCCACTGATCCTGCAGCCCTTGGCCTCCCCACTGCAGGTGGGCGTGCCACCTATGACTCTGCCCATCATCCTCAACCCTGCGCTCATCGAGGCCACCTCACCAGTGCCCCTCCTGGCCACACCCCGCCCCACAGATCCCATACCCACCTCTGAGGTCAACTAA
- the GBF1 gene encoding Golgi-specific brefeldin A-resistance guanine nucleotide exchange factor 1 isoform X3, with amino-acid sequence MVDKNIYIIQGEINVVVGAIKRNARWSTHTPLDEERDPLLHSFSHLKEVLNSITELSEIEPNVFLRPFLEVIRSEDTTGPITGLALTSVNKFLSYALIDPTHEGTAEGMENMADAVTHARFVGTDPASDEVVLMKILQILRTLLLTPVGAHLTNESVCEIMQSCFRICFEMRLSELLRKSAEHTLVDMVQLLFTRLPQFKEEPKSYVGTNMKKISPCLLNKLELSSGEQTKALNQLERVLLFKNLKLKMRAGGMSDSSKWKKQKRSPRPPRHMTKVTPGSELPTPNGTTLSSNLTGSMPFIDVPTPISSASSEAASAVVSPSTDSGLEFSSQTTSKEDLTDLEQPGSPGYSTATEPGSSELGVPEQPDLQQEGTHVEKSQSASVESIPEVLEECTSPADHSDSASVHDMDYVNPRGVRFTQSSQKEGTALVPYGLPCIRELFRFLISLTNPHDRHNSEVMIHMGLHLLTVALESAPVAQCQTLLGLIKDEMCRHLFQLLSIERLNLYAASLRVCFLLFESMREHLKFQMEMYIKKLMEIITVENPKMPYEMKEMALEAIVQLWRIPSFVTELYINYDCDYYCSNLFEDLTKLLSKNAFPVSGQLYTTHLLSLDALLTVIDSTEAHCQAKVLNSLTQQEKKETARPSCEIVDGTREASNTERTASDGKAVGMASDIPGLHLPGGGWLPPEHGKPGRSDMEEAVDSGADKKFARKPPRFSCLLPDPRELIEIKNKKKLLITGTEQFNQKPKKGIQFLQEKGLLTIPMDNTEVAQWLRENPRLDKKMIGEFVSDRKNIDLLESFVSTFSFQGLRLDEALRLYLEAFRLPGEAPVIQRLLEAFTERWMNCNGSPFANSDACFSLAYAVIMLNTDQHNHNVRKQNAPMTLEEFRKNLKGVNGGKDFEQDILEDMYHAIKNEEIVMPEEQTGLVRENYVWNVLLHRGATPEGIFLRVPTASYDLDLFTMTWGPTIAALSYVFDKSLEETIIQKAISGFRKCAMISAHYGLSDVFDNLIISLCKFTALSSESIENLPSVFGSNPKAHIAAKTVFHLAHRHGDILREGWKNIMEAMLQLFRAQLLPKAMVEVEDFVDPNGKISLQREETPSNRGESTVLSFVSWLTLSGPEQSSVRGPSTENQEAKRVALECIKQCDPEKMITESKFLQLESLQELMKALVSVTPDEETYDEEDAAFCLEMLLRIVLENRDRVGCVWQTVRDHLYHLCVQAQDFCFLVERAVVGLLRLAIRLLRREEISGQVLLSLRILLLMKPSVLSRVSHQVAYGLHELLKTNAANIHSGDDWATLFTLLECIGSGVKPPAALQATARADAPDAGAQSDSELSSYHQNDVSLDRGYTSDSEVYTDHGRPGKIHRSATDADVVNSGWLVVGKDDIDNSKPGPSHPGPSPLINQYSLTVGLDLGPHDTKSLLKCVESLSFIVRDAAHITPDNFELCVKTLRIFVEASLNGGCKSQEKRGKSHKYDSKGNRFKKKSKEGSMLRRPRTSSQHASRGGQSDDDEDEGVPASYHTVSLQVSQDLLDLMHTLHTRAASIYSSWAEEQRHLETGGQKIEADSRTLWAHCWCPLLQGIACLCCDARRQVRMQALTYLQRALLVHDLQKLDALEWESCFNKVLFPLLTKLLENISPADVGGMEETRMRASTLLSKVFLQHLSPLLSLSTFAALWLTILDFMDKYMHAGSSDLLSEAIPESLKNMLLVMDTAEIFHSADARGGGPSALWEITWERIDCFLPHLRDELFKQTVIQDPIPMEPHGQKPLASAHLTSAAGDTRSPGHPPPPEIPSELGACDFEKPEGPRAASSSSPGSPVASSPSRLSPTPDGPPPLAQPPLILQPLASPLQVGVPPMTLPIILNPALIEATSPVPLLATPRPTDPIPTSEVN; translated from the exons ATCCCACCCATGAGGGCACAGCAGAGGGCATGGAGAACATGGCGGATGCTGTCACCCATGCTCGTTTTGTGGGCACTGATCCTGCCAGTGATGAAGTTGTCCTGATGAAAATCCTTCAG ATTCTACGGACTCTGCTGCTAACCCCAGTGGGTGCCCACCTTACCAATGAATCTGTGTGTGAGATTATGCAGTCTTGCTTCCGGATCTGCTTTGAAATGAGGCTCAGTG AGTTATTGAGAAAATCCGCAGAGCACACTCTCGTAGACATGGTGCAGCTGCTCTTCACAAG GTTACCTCAGTTTAAAGAAGAACCCAAGAGCTATGTGGGGACCAACATGAAGAAG ATATCTCCATGTCTCCTCAACAAACTGGAGCTAAGTAGTGGGGAGCAGACCAAAGCCCTGAACCAGTTAGAGAGGGTACTACTCTTTAAGAACCTCaag CTGAAAATGAGAGCTGGAGGCATGAGTGATTCAtccaaatggaagaaacagaAGAGATCCCCTCGGCCCCCACGCCATATGACCAAAGTCACACCAGGTTCAGAGCTGCCCACTCCCAATGGAACCACCTTATCATCTAACCTCACTG GCAGCATGCCCTTCATTGATGTGCCCACTCCCATCTCCTCTGCAAGTTCAGAAGCTGCCTCAGCAGTGGTCAGTCCCTCTACAGACAGTGGCCTGGAATTCTCCTCCCAAACCACTTCCAAGGAAGACCTTACTGATCTAGAGCAACCTGGCTCTCCAGGGTACAGCACAGCTACAGAACCTGGGAGCAGTGAGCTAGGTGTTCCCGAGCAGCCTGACCTCCAG CAGGAAGGGACCCATGTGGAAAAGTCCCAGTCAGCATCTGTGGAGTCCATCCCTGAAGTGTTAGAGGAGTGCACGTCCCCTGCCGACCACTCTGACTCTGCCTCTGTCCATGACATGGATTACGTCAATCCCCGGGGCGTGCGCTTTACACAGTCCTCCCAGAAAGAAG GCACAGCTTTGGTCCCCTATGGTCTTCCCTGCATCCGCGAGCTCTTCCGCTTCCTCATCTCCCTCACCAATCCACACGACCGCCATAACTCAGAGGTTATGATTCACATGGGACTGCATTTGCTGACAGTGGCCCTTGAGTCAGCCCCTGTAGCCCAGTGCCAGACCCTCTTGGGCCTCATCAAGGATGAGATGTGCCGTCACTTATTCCAG CTACTCAGCATAGAGCGACTGAACCTTTATGCTGCTTCCCTGCGAGTATGCTTCCTACTGTTTGAGAGCATGCGAGAGCACCTCAAGTTCCAAATGGAG atgtacatcaaaaagcttatggaGATCATCACTGTGGAGAACCCCAAGATGCCTTACGAGATGAAGGAGATGGCACTGGAGGCCATTGTGCAGCTCTGGCGCATCCCCAGCTTTGTCACAGAGCTCTACATCAACTATGATTGTGACTACTACTGTTCCAACCTCTTTGAGGATCTCACAAAGCTGCTGTCCAAG AATGCCTTCCCTGTGTCTGGTCAACTCTATACAACACACCTACTATCTCTTGATGCCCTATTGACAGTGATTGACAGCACCGAGGCCCACTGCcaggccaaagtcctcaacagCCTCACCCAGCAAGAGAAGAAGGAGACAGCCAGACCAAGCTGTGAGATAGTAGATGGCACCCGAGAAGCTAGCAATA CTGAGAGAACTGCCAGCGATGGGAAAGCTGTAGGCATGGCCTCAGACATCCCAGGCCTGCATCTGCCAGGTGGAGGGTGGCTGCCACCAGAACATGGGAAACCAGGACGCAGTGATATGGAGGAAGCTGTTGACTCTGGGG CTGACAAAAAGTTTGCCCGGAAGCCACCTCGATTTTCCTGTCTCCTGCCAGATCCACGGGAactaattgaaattaaaaacaaaaagaag CTGCTAATCACTGGCACAGAGCAGTTCAATCAGAAACCAAAGAAGGGGATTCAGTTTCTGCAAGAGAAAGGCCTCCTCACCATCCCAATGGACAACACAGAGGTTGCTCAGTGGCTCCGAGAGAACCCTCGGCTGGACAAGAAGATGATTGGAGAGTTTGTGAGTGACCGCAAAAACATTGACCTGTTGGAGAGCTTTGTGAG CACCTTCAGTTTTCAGGGTCTGCGACTGGACGAAGCTCTCCGCCTCTACCTGGAAGCCTTCCGTTTGCCTGGGGAAGCACCAGTCATCCAGAGGTTGCTGGAGGCATTCACAGAGCGTTGGATG AATTGTAATGGCTCCCCATTTGCCAATAGCGATGCCTGCTTTTCCCTGGCCTATGCTGTCATCATGCTTAATACTGACCAGCACAACCACAATGTTCGTAAACAGAATGCACCCATGACCCTGGAG GAGTTTCGCAAAAATCTAAAAGGTGTGAACGGAGGCAAGGACTTTGAGCAAGACATCCTGGAGGACATGTACCATGCCATCAA GAATGAGGAAATTGTAATGCCTGAGGAACAGACAGGCTTGGTTCGGGAGAACTATGTGTGGAATGTGCTGCTTCATCGAGGTGCCACCCCTGAGGGCATATTCCTGCGTGTGCCTACTGCCAGCTATGATCTTGACCTCTTCACCATGACCTGGGGCCCCACTATTGCTGCTCTCTCTTATGTCTTTGACAAAAGCCTTGAGGAGACAATCATCCAGAAAGCCATCTCAGGCTTCAG GAAGTGCGCCATGATCTCCGCCCACTATGGCCTCAGCGATGTGTTTGACAATCTCATCATCTCTCTATGCAAATTCACAGCTCTCAGCAGTGAG TCTATTGAGAACCTGCCCAGTGTATTTGGAAGCAACCCTAAAGCCCATATTGCAGCCAAGACAGTATTCCATTTGGCCCATCGTCATGGTGACATCTTGCGGGAGGGCTGGAAGAATATCATGGAGGCCATGCTGCAGCTCTTCCGAGCCCAACTACTGCCCAAGGCTATGGTAGAG GTAGAAGATTTTGTGGATCCCAATGGCAAGATCTCTCTACAGCGGGAAGAGACACCATCAAACCG AGGAGAGTCAACAGTGCTGAGCTTTGTGAGCTGGCTAACACTGAGTGGTCCTGAGCAGTCTAGTGTGCGGGGCCCATCCACTGAAAACCAAGAGGCCAAGAGAGTGGCCTTAGAGTGTATAAAG CAATGTGACCCAGAAAAAATGATCACAGAAAGCAAGTTCCTCCAGCTGGAATCACTACAGGAGCTCATGAAG GCTCTGGTCTCAGTGACACCAGATGAAGAGACATATGATGAGGAAGATGCTGCTTTCTGCCTAGAGATGCTGCTAAGGATTGTGTTGGAGAACAG GGATCGTGTGGGCTGTGTGTGGCAGACTGTTCGAGACCATCTATACCACCTCTGTGTTCAGGCACAAGATTTCTGCTTCCTTGTGGAGCGGGCAGTGGTGGGGTTGCTACGCCTGGCCATTCGGCTGCTCCGGAGAGAAGAGATCAGTGGTCAG GTGCTGCTCTCTCTACGCATTTTGCTACTGATGAAACCCAGTGTGCTATCCCGAGTCAGCCACCAGGTTGCGTACGGGCTCCATGAACTCCTGAAGACCAACGCAGCCAACATCCACTCAGGTGATGACTGGGCCACACTCTTCACGCTGCTGGAGTGCATCGGCTCAGGTGTGAAGCCTCCAGCTGCTCTGCAGGCCACAGCCAGAGCAGATGCACCTGATGCTG GGGCCCAGTCAGACAGTGAGCTCTCATCCTACCATCAGAATGATGTGAGCCTGGATCGAGGGTACACTTCCGACTCAGAGGTCTACACTGACCATGGCAGGCCGGGCAAGATACACCGATCAGCCACAGATGCCGATGTGGTCAACAGTGGTTGGTTAGTG GTCGGGAAGGATGACATTGATAACTCCAAGCCAGGGCCCAGCCACCCAGGCCCTTCACCCCTGATCAATCAATACAGCCTAACAGTGGGACTGGATTTGGGGCCACATGACACTAAGTCTCTGCTTAAGTGTGTGGAATCGCTGTCCTTCATCGTGCGTGATGCTGCCCATATCACACCTGACAACTTCGAGCTCTGTGTCAAGACTCTCCGGATCTTTGTGGAGGCCAGTCTGAATGGCG GATGCAAGTCCCAGGAGAAACGTGGCAAGAGTCACAAATATGACAGCAAAGGGAACCGCTTCAAGAAGAAATCCAAAGAGGGATCAATGCTTCGCCGGCCTCGAACCTCCAGCCAACATGCCTCTCGGGGCGGGCAGAGTGATGATGATGAGGACGAAGGCGTGCCTGCCAGCTACCATACGGTGTCTTTACAGGTCAGTCAGGAC TTGCTAGACCTGATGCACACCCTGCACACGCGGGCAGCCTCTATCTACAGCTCATGGGCGGAGGAGCAACGCCACCTGGAGACAGGTGGCCAGAAGATTGAAGCTGATTCTCGCACCCTCTGGGCCCACTGCTGGTGCCCTTTACTGCAGG GTATTGCCTGCCTGTGCTGCGATGCCCGGCGCCAGGTACGGATGCAGGCACTGACCTATCTGCAGCGAGCACTACTTGTACATGATCTGCAAAAGCTAGATGCCCTGGAATGGGAGTCCTGTTTTAACAAG GTGCTGTTTCCTCTACTTACCAAGCTCTTGGAGAACATCAGCCCTGCAGATGTGGGTGGGATGGAGGAGACCCGGATGAGGGCTTCCACATTGCTCTCTAAG GTCTTCCTGCAGCACCTGTCTCCACTGCTGTCACTCTCTACCTTTGCGGCCCTCTGGCTCACCATCTTGGACTTCATGGACAAGTACATGCACGCAGGTTCCAGCGACTTACTG TCAGAGGCGATCCCTGAGTCTCTGAAGAACATGCTTCTGGTGATGGACACAGCGGAGATTTTCCACAGTGCAGATGCACGGGGAGGCGGCCCCTCGGCCCTCTGGGAGATCACCTGGGAACGCATTGACTGTTTTCTGCCTCACCTACGAGATGAACTCTTCAAGCAGACCGTCATCCAGG ACCCCATACCCATGGAGCCTCATGGCCAAAAGCCTCTCGCCTCAGCCCACCTGACTTCCGCTGCTGGCGACACCAGGTCACCTGGCCATCCACCGCCCCCAGAGATTCCATCTGAGCTGGGGGCCTGTG ACTTTGAGAAGCCTGAAGGCCCCCGAGCCGCCAGCAGCAGCTCCCCAGGATCACCAGTGGCCTCAAGCCCCAGCAGGCTGAGCCCCACCCCCGATGGGCCTCCACCCTTGGCTCAGCCCCCACTGATCCTGCAGCCCTTGGCCTCCCCACTGCAGGTGGGCGTGCCACCTATGACTCTGCCCATCATCCTCAACCCTGCGCTCATCGAGGCCACCTCACCAGTGCCCCTCCTGGCCACACCCCGCCCCACAGATCCCATACCCACCTCTGAGGTCAACTAA